In Palaemon carinicauda isolate YSFRI2023 chromosome 41, ASM3689809v2, whole genome shotgun sequence, the following are encoded in one genomic region:
- the LOC137632362 gene encoding uncharacterized protein encodes MGNYPPPPLSAASIVIPEPLQLTFTGDNFILYDSGISDVNRVLIFGTNESLAWLRENRHWLADGTFKTSPSIFLQIITVHVLIKGNVIPCVYVLLTNKCEESCKLVFNKLKSLEPLLDPISVLIDFEIVSKNAIANIFPRANISGCFFHLGQCVWRKIINVGLREKYVNEENVRTLIKMMMTCTAFLPTGDVIKGFEALRNLESYDEDLDIIFDYFEDT; translated from the coding sequence ATGGGAAACTACCCTCCACCCCCTCTATCAGCTGCATCCATTGTTATACCGGAACCCTTGCAGTTAACTTTTACGGGTGATAATTTCATTCTATATGATAGTGGTATAAGTGATGTTAATAGAGTTTTAATTTTCGGCACTAATGAAAGTCTTGCTTGGTTGAGAGAAAATCGACACTGGTTAGCTGACGGAACATTCAAAACGTCTCCAAgtattttcttacaaataattaCAGTACATGTATTGATAAAGGGTAATGTAATACCTTGTGTATATGTTTTACTCACGAATAAATGTGAAGAAAGTTGCAAATTAGTTTTCAACAAGTTGAAATCCCTAGAGCCTTTACTTGATCCTATCTCAGTTTTGATAGACTTCGAAATTGTGTCAAAAAATGCAATAGCAAACATATTCCCACGCGCAAACATATCAGGATGTTTCTTTCATTTAGGGCAGTGTGTGTGGAGAAAAATAATCAACGTGGGGCTGAGAGAAAAATATGTGAACGAAGAAAATGTTAGGACGTTGATCAAAATGATGATGACCTGCACGGCATTTCTTCCTACGGGTGATGTCATAAAAGGGTTTGAAGCCTTGCGTAATTTGGAAAGTTATGACGAAGATCTCGacataattttcgattattttgaagatacctaA